The proteins below come from a single Drosophila busckii strain San Diego stock center, stock number 13000-0081.31 chromosome X, ASM1175060v1, whole genome shotgun sequence genomic window:
- the LOC108607142 gene encoding sorting nexin-27 isoform X2 has protein sequence MLPFHGVQFAQLSALERRCQRNGVSVEGATHKQVVDLIKSGGDCLTLTVISVTQQEADRLEPQEDQSGYSYIDYSDKRSLPISIPDYTIMNRNGERYIVFNIHMAGRQLCSRRYREFANLHSSLRKEFSGFNFPKLPGKWPFQLSEQQLDTRRRGLEQYLEKVCAVRVIAESDAVQDFLTDNEDDVSASPVDIKVMLPDHEVTSVSVKKSSNAQVVWEILVQRANLTAYTQQYFYLFEIVEYNFERKLQPHEIPHQLYVQNYSTASSTCLCVRRWLFSVPKELTLPEGEQASRFIFYQSVDEVNRGNIRADGRLYELKALQDAKKANDYLALARTLPGYGDVVFPHCSCDSRKEGHVVPAVGMKSFRLHACREDGSLEAQMVELTWDSITRSESDEESMSFCFQYNRPDKPARWVKVYTPYHAFLADCFDRIMEERKWEDSGD, from the exons ATGCTACCTTTTCATGGCGTGCAGTTTGCACAATTGAGCGCCTTGGAGCGTCGCTGCCAGCG CAATGGGGTTAGCGTGGAGGgcgccacacacaagcagGTGGTGGATCTGATTAAGTCGGGCGGGGACTGCTTGACGCTTACGGTGATATCGGTTACGCAGCAGGAGGCCGACAGACTGGAGCCGCAGGAGGATCAAAGCGGCTACTCCTACATCGATTACTCCGACAAACGTTCGCTGCCCATaag CATACCCGACTATACGATAATGAATCGTAATGGCGAGCGCTATATAGTCTTCAATATACACATGGCTGGGCGGCAGCTTTGTTCGCGTCGCTATCGCGAGTTTGCCAATTTGCATTCGTCGCTGCGCAAGGAGTTCAGCGGCTTCAATTTTCCCAAGCTGCCGGGCAAGTGGCCATTTCAGctgagcgagcagcagctggacacGCGACGCCGCGGACTGGAGCAGTATTTGGAGAAGGTGTGTGCGGTGCGTGTGATAGCCGAAAGCGATGCGGTGCAGGATTTTCTAACAGACAACGAGGACGATGTATCCGCCTCGCCGGTGGACATCAAAGTGATGCTGCCAGACCATGAGGTCACTAGCGTATCGGTAAAGAAATCATCCAATGCGCAGGTCGTCTGGGAGATTCTGGTGCAGCGCGCCAATCTTACCGCCTATACGCAACAATATTTCTATCTATTCGAAATTGTCGAATACAATTTCGAGCGCAAGCTGCAGCCGCATGAGATACCACATCAGCTGTATGTGCAGAACTATAGCACCGCCTCATCCACATGCCTTTGCGTGCGCCGCTGGCTGTTCTCGGTGCCCAAGGAGCTGACACTGCCCGAGGGCGAGCAGGCGTCGCGTTTCATCTTCTATCAGTCCGTGGACGAAGTGAATCGCGGCAATATACGCGCCGATGGGCGACTCTACGAGCTGAAGGCACTGCAGGATGCTAAAAAGGCAAACGACTATTTGGCGCTGGCGCGCACACTGCCAGGCTATGGTGATGTCGTCTTTCCACACTGCTCCTGTGATAGTCGCAAGGAGGGTCACGTTGTACCCGCCGTGG GCATGAAGAGCTTTCGACTGCACGCCTGCCGTGAGGATGGCAGCTTGGAGGCGCAAATGGTGGAGCTTACATGGGATAGCATAACGCGCTCTGAGAGCGATGAGGAGTCCATGTCCTTTTGCTTTCAATACAATCGTCCAGATAAGCCAGCACGTTGGGTCAAAGTCTATACgccatat cacgCATTTCTTGCAGACTGCTTTGATCGCATCATGGAGGAGCGCAAATGGGAGGATAGCGGCGACTAA